The stretch of DNA TTCAATGACCCGCTGCCTGCAGGTGCAAACATCTCCTGGAGACCTCCAGCCGGGTACCACTACTGCTGGTGCCGCGAGAAGTTGTTTAAGTGGCTCCGATATGGGTTACCAGAGGAATATATCGGCCCACGCACGATCTGTGGACGACACAACTACAGGCAGCAGCTCTCAGTCTCCCAGCTCCGGCAGCCTGGAGCGCAGAGTTCGTAACAACTTTGAGACAGAATCGGTGGCAACAATGGAAGAAGTGCCTCGCCACTACGCCTCGGACAGTCCCTTACAGCCTTTCATTCACTCGCCTATTCCGATATCGAGTTTCAGGGCTTTTTTCCAGGACCACAGTTTCAGTGACTTAGGTACTCAAGGCACCTCGCCCAAGGTCGGCACTTCAGCCAGCGTGTCACGATGCGTCTCGGACCTAATGCACCAGCCCCCACATGATGTCTCCCGCCCGAGGGAAGAGAGTAGCGAACGAGGGAAATCTGCCGCATTCCCTGCAGCGCCTACTGGTAGAAGCCACTCCTTGGGTTCGCTCTTGGATTATCGTCGGACCACGCGATGGCTTCGAGAGGTTCTGAAATATCCCGACTCCTACACGCCCAAATTGACCGAGCGTCCTCATaggcggccaaggcaagTTCAAAGGGCACGGCACAGCCCCGACTCACTATTGCCCAGTTTCATGTCGTCTCGCTGCCAAACGAGAAACTCCACCTCGCACGGATCCGGCTCCAGGTTCGACGGCTGTGGCTTGAAGCGCACCGTTGGCGACCTCAAGAGGCTCCTCAACGAGGCGTTGGCGATCGCAAATCAAGTCATTGAACAGCCAAGAACCCCAACACGTTCGATATTATCTTCTGGACCACAGACTCGCCACCACGTCGATGGTAGTAGTGATGGCTCTCAGACTAAGCTCACATGTGCATTGGACGAAACTAAACCCGACGATATGGATCAAGTTGACCTGAATGAGGCTGAGTCACCGAAACGGCCGGGAGTGAAGCATGCTTCCACATTCTCTGGCCTCTCAAGACGTCCGAAGCTCAGTGATTTCATTCAGAACTATTCTGGGCGCGATGGCGACCTTGTGTCAAGTCACTTCGTTCCAAAGGACTCTTCAAgcgcggccaaggcctcCAGCCGCAGGGTCTCCTTTCAGATTCCACGTCGAGAATCCAGCCGGAATATGGTCAAGTTGTACGCCCTGGGCGCCAACACAGGCACGACGAAATGCCTCCCGCAAAGGCAGGAACACCTCAGGCACGACAATAGTGCCTCGGCTATACGGGATATTGTCGTCCAGCTGAATCCAGGATATAAGGCTCAGTACGAAGGTGCGGGGAAAGGGCGTGCCGCTGACGCTCGAGGCCAGCGCACAACTCATGCAGGCGTACCCGTCGGAGGTCAGAGCGATGAAGATCTTCCCGAGCGAGATATCGCCGGACGCCCAATGCGGCCGGAGCACGGCATCAGTCTTCGGAGAAAATCACACGTCAGTCTGCGCGATGCATCGGGCTTCAGCTTGGCCAAGTCACGAAAACGACAAGCAACCGCACGGGACTAGTCGCCCGTTCGCAAAAGATTTGTCGCAGCGGTCGCCTGCATCTCTACAGCCTTGATCGGAGTGATCCTTGGCATTTATGCCGGCCTCGTACCATCAATTCAATATTACATCATCGATACAGCTCACGCCACAGTACACGGAAATACGGGATGCTTCGTGGGGCTCGCCTTGCCAACATTTTTCCTGTGGCCCTTGCCCCTTCTTCATGGTCGAAAGCCATACATACTATCGAGTCTTGTTTTATCAATGCCACTGCTATTCCCACAGGCTCTGGCGGTCAACGAACAGAGGCTTAACAACACCAGGTCATGGACCACTATGCTTCTCGCCGCACGAGCAGTCATGGGTTGCGCCCTCGGATTCGCAAGTATGAACTTTCATTCAATACTGACGGATCTTTTCGGGGCATCCCTCATGAGTGCCAACCCCCATCAAGAGGTAGTCGATAACTATGACGCGAggaggcacggcggcggcatgggtgTCTGGCTAGGTATCTGGACTTGGTGTTGGATTGGCTCCTTGGGAGTTGGGTTCTTGGTTGGTGCCTGCATCATTGACCGGTATCCCCCAACCTGGGGGTTCTACGTCAGCATCATGATCTTGGCTCTTGTACTTTTTCTCAACGTCGTCTGTCCTGAGGTCCGTCGGTCCACTTTTCGACGCTCAGTCGCCGAGGTAAGGACTGGATCAGACATTTCACGGCGAGTGGCACGGGGCGAGGTCATGATGCACCGCGTAAAGACTGGTCCAAGATGGTGGGGTCAGGAAGTTTATCACGGTGTTGCTCTGTCGCTTGAAATGCTTCACCAGCCTGGCTTCGCAATCATGGCGCTCTACTCAGCCTGGATCTACGCGCAAGTGGTCCTCATTATTGTGCTCTTGGGGTCCCTCACGTCGAGATACTATACCCTTCGCTCACCGGAAGTCGGACTAATAGTCGGAGCCGTAGCCTTGGGTGCGCTGCTCGCCATCCCCTTCCAGAAAGCGGGCTTATTCTCCCGATCTCGCCAGGCCCAGATGAACAGCAACTTGGCAACACTGAACCGCAAGGTCGCGTGGTCTTCTCACCTAGTTCGACGGTCGATCTTCACTCTTCTCCTACCACTGGCAGGAATATGCTATGCAGCGGTCTCATCGGGCCCCCCGATGCACGTAAGCGTCCCAACCATATTCGCTACCTTTGTTGGTTTCTTTTCATGCTTGGCTATCGCGGAATGCAACGGGCTTTTGATGGAGACATTCGACTGCTCCGACTTGTCGCCAGGAATGACGGGTCGACACAAAGGTGGCCCAGGAAAGGGCCAGAAAAGAACCAATTACTCGTCATTCCCGCGGGTCACTGCAGGGTTCGCCGTTATCCATGGCCTCGCATTTGTGCTTTCCGCTGGCGCGACAGCACTAGGTGGACTCGTCACCCGAAGTCTTGGGCAACAGGTATccacgggcgtcgtcgctggaATACTTCTAATACTCACGGTCCTACTACTCCTGGCTCTAATTCGTTTTGCCAGCGTTCAAATCGTCCCGAAATGCAAATCAAAGGAGATGGACACACTCGTGGAAGCACGGAGACGATCAACGATTCGCCGGGCGTCAATGCCCGATGATCCGCAGGCTGCTTTGGAAGAGGAGAGAGCCTGGAAGCCAGCCATGATTGGAAACCCTACCAGCAGAAAACGACGAATGAATCTATTAGAACTTGGCAGTCTCTCTCGCTGGCAGGAGATCCGCAGAAAGAACCAATTGATCGACGAAGGAGCGCACTTGAACTGTGCAGCCCTTGATCAGGGCTTCGAGGCGCTCGATGATCAAATGAGCGACTTGCAACGAGATGCTCGAGACTTCTTCCATGTGGGCAGCGTTCGAAAGAAGGGATCGAGACGGCCGCGCTACACGGACGAAGGCAGCGGGACTGCGGATGATTCGATTGAAATGGACACATTTGACATGCATACTGCCGGGGTTGTCCCGTCAAGACAGGGCCGGAAGGTGGAGAGGGAATGTGTAATGagcgagacggtcgaggagAGGGTCACAATGGCGGTCTCATgacgcggcgagggcattgAGTGGAAGCAATGTTTTTTGCGAGCGCTATCCTATGGCACAGAATGCGTAGCAGTCGCTGAAGCCGCAGACCTATGGCACCCTAGACTTGCAATAAGTAGCATTATACAACATTTACTTTTTCATCCCTATACATAGGTGCATCACATAAACAGAGACCTCCCATCTTCTGTGTGTTTGTACATGTCCATCGGTCCCAAACATTTTATCTCTTATGCACGTGGCAGTGTGAATTCGACCAAGGCAGACGCTTAACAAACGGACCAGAAACGATTGGTATCAAAATAAAAACGCCAGAGTCGTCATATCGTCATCGTCTTTATCAACATCGCCTTCAGTGCACATTGAGATACAAGTCGTCGCcccggcgcgagggcgtcaGCCTAGGCACCCACGTAGGCGTGGCGGGGAGgtcaccgccatcaccagGGAActgccggccgcctcgtggGGTGACGACCTCGGGGGAGAGAAACATGGGCCCGTAGCGGCTCTTCTCGCGCCGCCAGTTGCTCTTCTTGACACCGGACgtggaggatgaggacgaggaggtgccggcgtcgccttcGGCGGTGAGgatggccatggtggcggcgcggtcggcgccgagacgctTGACAATGAGGGAGGATGGtggctggccctgctgcgaGGGGTGAGGGGCTACGGGCTGCTCGCCGGGTCTAGGGAGATTGGAAGAGGATGATGCCGAGGGGGCGTGCTGCTGGTATAGTGGTCGTGGACCTTGTGGTGGATGCGGCACGGGCAGGTTCATGGGCTGGGCGTGAGGTTGAATTGGAGGTTGAGCCGAAGGTTGGGgtcgaggttgaggttgaggctggggctggggctgagGCTGAATTTGAAGCTGGGACTGGGACTGAGGGGGTTGTTGCGGTCGAGGCCGCGGGGGGGGATGCTGATGGTGATCGTAGTGGTACTGGGCGTTctgacgctgctgcggaTGCCAGTGCGTATTGCGCCGTTGAGTACCGCGTTGCGGACGGGGGTGGGCTGGGAGGCCGGGGATCCAGCTGTGACCAGGACgacggccctgctgctgctgctccggccgGTACTGTACCTGATGTTGCTGGCGCTGATACGGGACGTGCAGTTGTTGCGGTTCCCAATGTGGGTTTTGTTGCTGATATTGGTACTGAGGCTGCGccggttgctgctgctgctgctgctgctgctgctgggctgggggctgatcgcctcgccgcggagCCTCAGAGCTTGGCTGGGCATGAGCATCGAGAGGCGGCAAGGGGGAAGGTCCGAGCCTCCTTTCGGCCGGCTGTTGAGCAACTACTTGCTCGTgtatcctcgccgccacgggagCGGCTCTctggcctcgagcttcgTGAGCcagcgctggcggtggaGCGGACGGGGCTGACGAGTTACGTTGCCGCGCAGAGGGTAGTCGACTCCGGTCATCGTCTGTGGGCTCAGGGGAGGGTTCTACGATGCGCATCGTAGGTGATCCGGTCCGAAGCAGCGCTGGATTCTCTACCCCTCGCATTCCCAGCCGCGGTACGCCGTATGGCACATTTCCTAACGCCATgggttgctgctggtgcatACCAAGCGTTGGGCTAGGGTGGCCAGACGGTCGGCGGAGAATCGGCCGCCTCGGGGCCGCTGGCCCCTTTTCCCTTCCGTGAATCTTGGGGTATGACACGGGCGAGCGCCCTGTGACGGACCGCGGAGATTCCGCGACGGGAGATAGGTCAAGTTGTGGAGGGCCgatggccggcggctggaCTGCATCCTCGTCCATTGACGAGGCCGTTATGGCTGTTATCCCGCTGTCGGCCGAGTCCGCCCTCGAGCGATGCTGGCCCTGCGTTGACAATCGCTCTGGGTTGGAGAAGCTCCGAGGGTTCGGATGGGTCGAGAACAGAGGGCGAGGTATAGCCTGCTGCCGAAATTCGGGACTAGTCAACTGCGGAGGTTCCGCAGGTTTCTCTGTTCTGATCGGATCTGGCGCCGTCTCCTTTGGCACTTCTGGGAGGCGGGGCGACTTTGCCTCAACCTTCTGGGCCCTCTGGTAGATAGGCAGGAGAACAACAGGCTTTGCAATATCTGCTttcggcgtcgtggccgtcatTGGCGTCACCGtgtccagctcggcggcatgCGATGCCCTTTTAGAGTCCGCCAATACCCAATTGCCCTGTTTGTCTGCGACGTAGGACGTGCCTGactgcggcgccgctgatggAATTCGCCAGACTTGACCTTCGGGGGATTGCGATGTCCTGCCGTCCTCCTCAAACTCGGTCATGGTACTTTCTCGGGGCTCTCCCCCTAGCTTCGTGAACCCCATCATCTTTCCAAAGTCCTCCTGCCGAGGTATTTGCAGTttcgggggaggcggcggcggcggcttttTGCGTGAGCTTGGTGGCGAAGGGTGCACGAGGCGGAGCAGTGGCGGCAACATGCGAGGCTCCTCGAGCGGAGTAGACGGCCGTCTGGGTGCTTCCACATCCATGACCGGCTTTGCGGGGAGGAGCTTGGAGAATCTTCTGACTGGGGTGACGGGAACAGGCCCCCGCCGCGAATGCGTAGGTGATATCGCGAGTCCAATAGCGCTTGGTCTCCAGCTGGCACGGCTGTATAGCTtaggtggtggcggcggcggccgtggggtGTTTGGTTTCGAAGGCGGATGCAGCGGTTGCACCATCCATGAGTTCCCTCCGCTGCTTTCCCCCTTGTCAAACTTGTAGCCCCAAGTGTCACGTTTATGAAGCGCCTCGGTGCTCTCGGATCGACGGTGTTTGGTCGTTCTCTTTCGCCGGTAACACCTCAGTAATACAATGGCGCCGATTGCAAGACCGGCAAGGCCCACGACACCCACAGCAATGCCAGCCTTTTGGCCTGTCGTCAAAGAACCGCCTGTGGAGCTGTTATTGCCGTCGCTCCCCGGCCCAGCTGGCACGCCCGTATCTGTGCTCGTTGGCAATGCTGAAGAAACAACTTGAGACCTTGAGCTCCGCACCGACGTGCTGAATGTTGTTCCACCAACGCTTGTACTAGAGCGCGAAGGCAGCGAACTCGTATCAATCAGCAAGGTTGAAGGTGTTGACGTGATGCGAGCTGGCGCTCCCGTCTTTGTGTACGTGCTCTCCGGCGCTGGAAACGACACTGGcccgctgccactgccatCAGGGGGGAGTAACAAAGTTGCGGTGATGACACCGTGCGTCGGCTGAATAGCATTGGGCTGATCTTTGCACATGTAGAGCGCAGACTGTATTATCGAGGCTACGCTATCGTCAGCCACACCGTCGTCTCATACTTGCGCCGGCTGTGAGTACTTACTGCTCGCTTCCCTCGAGGAGCATCCTCCAACAGACTTCTCAGCAACGATGCATTGTACAGCTCCCTCCCCAACGGTGAACTCGGTGTCTCCTCGCGTCGAGCACAGATACTGGAGAGAGGGAAACTCTCCGCCGAGCAGTCCAGTCTTGTCGGTGCCGTAGTTTGCTGACAGGAACGTGAGGAAACATGACTCGGCGCAGACGGGAATCAGTCCTGAAAGATCTTTCGGGAGGCGGAACTCAAAGGCGGTGGCAGCTGAGATGACGTATAATGCAACAACGAGCGTTATCAGACCATGAGCACAGGGCTTACTGGCCATTCTATGAAGAAACATCTGAGACCTCGGCGGTGTGTCAGCCTCAGATCATGAGGGTATCGGCATGGACGCGGTGGTATTGAACTGTTGGCCGCTTGCTCCCAATCGTCGCATCCGCTTCCGTCCGGTTGAGAGCCATGAACGATGACGCCGTTCAATGCTCAACTCAACCAGATGCAAGTGGCGACATAGAGGCAACGAGGCGGCCACGGAAtgagcaggcaggccaagACATCCATCAAGACAGCTGGAAAACGAAACCCCCATGGGTCACCGCGGCATCCATATAGGTACGAACCTAAGGAAAGAAACGGCCGCTTTTCTGAGACGGCCAGCATCCCAGCATCATTGCTTACTCGACGAGACAATGCGCGAGATGGCAGACAAGAGACGGCGGAGGCGTGAAGCGTCGCAGGCACTGCCACCACGAACCACAGGATTGCGGTGTAACTCGAGCGAGGCCGCAAGGAATGCAGAGTAATAATTAGAATAGGGTGCAAAGGAAGAAAAGAGAGCCAAAGTCGCAGACGAAGTCTCTGGCAACCGAgactcggccgcggcgtctaAAGAAAGCGACACGGGCTGCAGACATGACGGCCCCTTTGGCTTGGGGCcaaagcaggcaggcaagcggGGAGGCACGCGCCGGCATGGCATCATCACGTCGCGCAGCATTGTATTGCCTGTAGTACGTAGAGCGACGACGGTATCCACGGAcgcagcagcgggagcgCGAGCCGCTCGATTCTCCCCCAGCCGCTGACGACCTGCATGCGTGCGCCGCCCCTTGGGCCCATGGTCGCGTTTCCGTTCCCGCCGGGGCTTGGGGTTCCGGCGCGTGGCTGCCCGGCTGTACAGGCGCTGGTCGCCCAATCTCGAGCAGCGCAGCCCTTTTGGTGTGTCCCTTTTCGTTCCTCGATGCTCTGCCGCCCGGGGAAAGATTGGTCGGGGCGGACAGGGCGGGGGCCGCCGCACGCACGGCAGGGGCTCCTATTTCGGGAACATCCTTGTCGAGGCCCGGATGGGAATGCAGCCGCAGGTGTTCGTCGTTGCGGATTTGCGGGCTTGGCGCAAGCGGGTGGCCCAGCTTGGTGAGTGAATGGTGAATGGTGATGCAGGTTGGGCGGTTATGCGACGTTTGAGTGGCTGTGAGGCTTCGCCCGCATCCCGGGCTAAGAGAATCGACTAAGCGCCGCCTATCGGGCAGGAGCAACACAACCACTTacctccgcctcggccgcctggCAAGCCTGAtaagcgcgcgcgcgcgaccaGAGCTTCAGGTTCCTCAAAGAGCATCACGTGAGTtgctcgccggccagccgccaaCCATTCCGTCCGTATCAGAGACGCGCCCAGGAGGTGGGTGAGTTATGTTTCACGCTGTTCAGCTGCGATGATCTCGCCTAGGGCTTCGTTTCTTCCTCCGCCTGTGAGGTCCATATGCGCTAGACCCGGCGGCTCCAGGCCTGCCTAGGTAAGCCAGCCATTGTCAGGGCGTCACCACACATGCATCAGTGATACATCGTTGGCTGTGGCTGGTTCACCCACGCGCCTTGCTAAACATGTGGTGCTCCATATGAATCACAGGCCACTGACTGGCCGTCTCAGCTCTCAAATGTCTGCGTCACCTAATCACAAGGTCTACCCGAGTCACGGAGGACAAGCCTAGTTATTTAGACACTCATGGGGTCCATCAGAGAGCTCACACTGCTTCGCTGGGCTTCGAGGTAAATATGAGCTTCTCCCCGAATAGTCTACCTGGACGGTACATTTGCGCACGCCGACAACGCCCAACCCCACAGCATTCAAGGAAAGCAGAGCGGTCAATACAACAGGAAGAACGGCTCGATATCTCAACGTCCATCCAGtcccagccccagccccggGCACAAAAAGGGGACCTGGACCCGACCACAGTTCGAAGCAGACGTGCTATGCTGATAACTTGACAAGTCACGCTTGCTGCATCCTTCACATGGCCATCTCGGCCTGCAGCTTCCTGagctccgcctcctcgtcgtcttcctccacTGCTTGCCTCCTGCTCGGCACGGCTGCATGTCTTGATCAGTATACGCTGTGAGTCCAGATTCATGAGACGGGCAACTCACGCTGCGCGTTTGCTGGCGATGGCATCTTGTGAACAGCATCTGCCACCGGCACATTTCCCGTATTCAGGATAGCCTCGTCCAGCTGTTCCTGTTGCATCTGCTCCaactcctcctcgagctccgtgTCGTCCACCGGCTCTCCGACCGTCGCGCCCGTGATGGCATCCACGATTTCTTGGCTGAGCGCGTTCTGGTCCCGCAATTTCTCCCTGTAACAATCCGAATCAGCATGTGAAGATTTGGCTCGCGTGATACGCCCGTGAAGGGCTCGTCGTACATCGTCTCGTCCACCTTGTCTGGCGTGAGCTTCCCGTGGATTTCCTTcatggcctggctggccttctccatggccgccagcgtctCCCT from Purpureocillium takamizusanense chromosome 6, complete sequence encodes:
- a CDS encoding uncharacterized protein (EggNog:ENOG503P7BA) → MDVEAPRRPSTPLEEPRMLPPLLRLVHPSPPSSRKKPPPPPPPKLQIPRQEDFGKMMGFTKLGGEPRESTMTEFEEDGRTSQSPEGQVWRIPSAAPQSGTSYVADKQGNWVLADSKRASHAAELDTVTPMTATTPKADIAKPVVLLPIYQRAQKVEAKSPRLPEVPKETAPDPIRTEKPAEPPQLTSPEFRQQAIPRPLFSTHPNPRSFSNPERLSTQGQHRSRADSADSGITAITASSMDEDAVQPPAIGPPQLDLSPVAESPRSVTGRSPVSYPKIHGREKGPAAPRRPILRRPSGHPSPTLGMHQQQPMALGNVPYGVPRLGMRGVENPALLRTGSPTMRIVEPSPEPTDDDRSRLPSARQRNSSAPSAPPPALAHEARGQRAAPVAARIHEQVVAQQPAERRLGPSPLPPLDAHAQPSSEAPRRGDQPPAQQQQQQQQQQPAQPQYQYQQQNPHWEPQQLHVPYQRQQHQVQYRPEQQQQGRRPGHSWIPGLPAHPRPQRGTQRRNTHWHPQQRQNAQYHYDHHQHPPPRPRPQQPPQSQSQLQIQPQPQPQPQPQPRPQPSAQPPIQPHAQPMNLPVPHPPQGPRPLYQQHAPSASSSSNLPRPGEQPVAPHPSQQGQPPSSLIVKRLGADRAATMAILTAEGDAGTSSSSSSTSGVKKSNWRREKSRYGPMFLSPEVVTPRGGRQFPGDGGDLPATPTWVPRLTPSRRGDDLYLNVH
- the SNF7 gene encoding ESCRT-III subunit protein snf7 (EggNog:ENOG503NX3E~BUSCO:EOG09264W71~COG:U) yields the protein MWNWFGGAAAQRTKDTPKKAILGLRSHLDMLQKREKHLQNQIDEQQNIARKNANTNKNVAKAALRRKKTHEQALDQTIAQIGTLEQQINSIESANINRETLAAMEKASQAMKEIHGKLTPDKVDETMEKLRDQNALSQEIVDAITGATVGEPVDDTELEEELEQMQQEQLDEAILNTGNVPVADAVHKMPSPANAQPVPSRRQAVEEDDEEAELRKLQAEMAM